CTTTGCAGTGTAGATtttttatgacatttgaatgtgcatcagatggcaacaagatcatattgtacagcagtTTTATCGAATACAAAGCCACCGAGAGAGGGTTAGAATAAGATGGAAGGCCttgtctgtgtaaccaatagagtcaGAGTCGTGAGTGTGGAAACAAacattcccactgggcacaggcgtcagttcaacatctagtattgatttggttgagttgtcaactaacgtgaattcaaatTGAAATCAACAAACAATTTCACCCTGTCATTGGATtgaacatttttgctaatttaaccagttttccatgttgatttaACATCCTCACATTGAATTatttggttgaaatgacatggaaacaacgttgattcaaccagtttttgcccagtgggtagtcTTTCCCACGGTCGGGTAAACAAGCAAGTTCATAATCAACAAAGAAGCAGGAGTCATGGAGTGAGATTCATGAGCATCGATCAGGTTTTATTTGTACTTGTAAACATGATTTTGGAATCTGGGGATAATACTAGCCAAAAAGAAAAGTTTTCAGCAGTAACTTTTCTGTAATCAATACAAAGAATTTGCCTAAGTTTGACACTTTAAACATTGATTAGTCATCATTCTTCACATTTGTCATTCATAAACCGACAGTTAACAAATTCATTGCTTCCATCTCAGAGATTTTTTTATTTGCACATAGGCTATAGCTAGATAATAATGCATTGGCTAAGTAACTGCTTAACTTTACTAACAATGTAACTTGTATCTGATATTAGGTCAATGATTGGACCATGTGATTGAAGGTCATCCTACTGATTTGCCTAAAGGTAAAGAGACACATTTATGTGTAAACTGTTTATCCAGGATTTACGGTCCTCTAGATATGTTGAAACACTTGATGTCCAAAGGCTCTTCTGCATAGGTCACTGGATTAGGGGGCCAATGTATGTACAAATTCCCTGTAACAATATGGATGAAAACATTTTTACGTTTATTGTTAGAATGAAATTATTTAGAATCAGAATTGCAATTTTTGCCAAATAGAAACTGCAACTGAAGAGTTGCCAAGATTTTCTAACCGGATGATGTCTGGCAGGTGAGGGTCTTTGTATAATCCATTGTGATGGTACCCAAGGGATCCGGAAAACGCTATCATCTTCACTTGATTTTCTGAGTTCTGGGCGCTCTGTGCTATTTCATACAGCTTGATAGGAACACAACAAAGAATTAGAAGTGGAAAAGTCCTTTATTGTAACTATCATGTTTCCAGGAACTCTTCTTGATATATATTCATTCAACCCATACAGATAACATCAGAAATGTTGCTTGGGATACTATGGACAGATGACAATAGAGGAATTATTGTCAGTTACAGTCAAAGTATCATGCCACACCTGCTGAGCCATGTGGATGGGCACTATGTGGTCATCCTCTGCATGAAGGATCAGAAGAcgactcctcatcctcttcaaGCTGTGGAGAATTGATGAAGCATCACTTTTCATGAACAGTCAACCTCAATCTCTCAGAACGATTCTCAAACACATTTGgttgcagtgcattcagaaatattcataccccttgacttattccacattttgttgtgttaaaagcCTGaatgtgatcaagactaaggagatgattgtggactacaggaaaaggagggccattctcatcgacggggctgttgtggagcaggtagagagcttcaggttccttggtgtccacatcaccaacaaactaacatggtccaagcacaccaagacagtcgtgaagagggcactacaaaacctattccccctcagaagactgaaaatatttggtattgactctgtaccggtacaccttttatatagccttgctattgttattttactgctgctcttaaattatttgttacttttatttctttagGTATctttcttaaaacggcattgttggttaagggcttgtaagtaagcatttcactgtaagatctacacctgttgtattcggcgcatgtgacaaatacaatttgattttaattCAACATTTCTTTCACCCATCTACcgcataatgacaatgtgaaaacatgtttttaggaaTGTTagcaaattaaatacagaaatatctaatttacattaagtattcacacctctgagtcaatacatgttagaatatatatatttttaaatccctATTCCTTGCCAAtgataagcatacccataacatgatgcagccaccaccatgcttgaaaatatgaagagtggtacttagtgatgtgttggatctgccccaaacataacactttgtattctttgccacatttttggcagttttactttagtgcttcATTGCAAACAGGGTGCacattttggaatatttttattctgtataggcttctttcttttcactctgtcatttaggttagtattgtggagcaactacaatgttgttgattcatagTCAGTCTTCTTCTATCATAggtattaaactctgtaactgttttaaagtcaccattggcctcatggtgaaatccctgagcagtttccttcctttccggAAACTACGTGCGGAAGGACGCCTGTGTctgtgtagtgactgggtgcattgatacaccatccaaagtgtaattaataacttcaccatgctcaaaaggatattcaatgtctgctttcttttaccaatctaccaatgggtgcccttctttgcaagaaATTGAAAAATCTGTGTTTGCAATTCACAGAAattaggtagtcattcaaaaatcacattaaacactgttattgcaccttattatgtgacttgttaagcacatttgtactcctgaacttatttaggcttgccataacaaagaggtggaatacttattgactcaagacattttgtcacgttcgtcgtattgatgagaccaaggcgcagcatgataTGAATACATTCTATTTTAATTAATGAACACACTAAACAACCGTGCCGCTATTAAACCgagtgctgacacaggcaactatacatagacaataacccacaaaaccaaaatggaaaatggcaacctaaataggatccccaatcagagacaacgataaacagctgtctctgattgggaaccaattcaggccaccatagacctacatttacctagacacaccaaaaccccatagaatacaaaaaaccctagacaagacaataAAACAcataccacccttgtcacaccttgacctatccaaaataataaagaaaacaaagataactaaggtcagggcgtgacacatttcagcttttcatttgaatttgtaaaaaatagtaaaaacattattccactttgacattatggggtattgtgtgtaggccagtgacataaaaTCTCAATTGATTCAatattgaattcaggctgtaacacaacaaattgtggaaaaagttacggtgtgaatactttgtgaaggcactgtaacagttagttattttgatttgatttcttaTCGCATTTCGCAAACCTGTACTAATAATCTCAAAATAAAGGATGACAAGAACACTGAAAAGTTGcataaatcaaaataaatgtacaagaaaatgttttgttttcatttGAATCTAAATCGAGAAAATACATACTTTTCATCATTAGGGAAGATGACATTGTTTTCTGCCATTGTGTCCAGGAAAAAGTACTCAAAACCTGGGAACTTCCAATAAAACTGAGGACACAAGGAAAATTAAAGATGAAAAGAAGTGCAGTTTAGTACATTAATACATTCTAAATCATGGCATTTTAAGATGTACTGTATCGCCATGGAGAGGAGGGTATGTGAGTCTTACCCAGCCAAACGGATGATGGGCACCCCCCTGTCGAATGTTGGTGTATGCTCCCTCGATGATCACACCATCAACAACAATCCCTGATAAAAGCAAAATATTCTGAGTCTAACTACATCAGGTCAACTTCCATGAACTGagtcacacaaaaaaacattcatGAAATGTGCACTGTACTGTAACTAGAGGGTATAAAACGTTTAATGGGTCCAGTAAAGCCTACCTTGTTCAATTAGTTTGACTGCAGTGTTAGTGGCCACTCTGTACAAACACAAGGGGTAAAATGGTGTTTACTGATCATGTCTCGTACTTTGAGTCACTGTCAAAATGTTCTGTCATATTTCTAATTATTGATTGGATTATTTCAATCGTCACCGTTAGTGGTGGTAgataagtagtagtagtgacaTATTCTCTAACTTAAACATCtcacaaatatatatatgtatatattgtttaTGAGGGGTGGAACAAGCAAAAAAGTAAACAAATAAgtgttaattaaaaaaatatgttttctcaCATACACCTGATAGGTGCAGGGAAATGTGTTGTTtcttacagggtcagccatagagaacaaattagggttaagtgccttgctcaagtgcacatcgacagatttctcACCTTGTCGActcgggtattcgaaccagcaaccgtTCGGTTATAGCTAGGCTAACTGCCGTCCAGTCTCTTGAATGGACAATGCTTACTTTTCAAATCAAACAAACAGTTAAAATAAGATATGATTTAAATCATGAAAAGCCGACCAGTGGAACGGAATACATATCTATTTGGAGTGTAAGGCAAAAGTAATAAAACGTACAGGTCAAGCTAATCAAGGTAAATGTAAAAACGTTAAAAAGTACTCATCGGTAATATTGTGTTTGCTTACTTTAGTAACAGACACAATATTACCTTTGATGACTATAATGTAATTTTAATGTCTGGGCTTTGTGTTatattcatgtgctgttctatagaccaatttctgtgttcatgcaagtggctgactgtacaaatcctcactatcagtagctgcaatttggcagcacgcccagaccttgttttgagaacgaaaGATATCTCAGTTCCAAGGTCTCAGATTAGAGAGGAGAAGCCTGGtcaggtattggtctgtcacatgttatgaaccagtattggtttGTCACATGGATGAAACAAAAAAAAGGATAAGGATGaattaattatgctaaatcatgcaaatataacttgtctgtgtatagctgtatataagacaactgctgggtcTGCCCAGGTagagctcctgattgacatgtgtactatggtgcattgagttggttggaacctatCCAGCGCTCTGACAATAAATAATCATTCATTtcagattgactttgagtgtccctgtgtaagaatttccgCGACATTACCTTTACAGATAAAGGATcgtcatttgagccagtttgcgacATCAGGACAATaatcctgcagtaacaggaaatgtgaattattatgtggattataattaatggacattttctagcggttgatacattttttgttaggtcagatcaagtctgaaatttcaaagtggaaatcacAAACTTTAGAAGTCTTtataaaactcaaatacactacaagtttacaTTTCCTGCTGaacaggaaaattctcagcaacaaaacagtgatcaaattaagaatcctacatctgtacctttGCCTTACACCCCCATTTCATTACATAAGATGTGCATTTAATTTGAAGGTTTTTCATGATTCGAATCATGGTTATATGATTTAATTGTTATTTGTTTGATTTGAAAGCTCACAATGCGAGAGACTCCAGTGTAAAGTTTAATTTAAAGCTTACTTGTTTCATTCGATTTTTTGCCACCCCTCATAGATGTGTGAAACTGTGCATCAGATCTGGGataactacagtgcattcggaaagtattcagaccccttgactttttccacattttgttatgttacagccttattctaaaattgattaaatatttttttcccccttatcaatctacacacaataccccataatgacaaagcaaaaacaggtttttagaaatgttggcaaatgtatttaaaaaaaactgaaatattaaatttacataagtattcagactgtttactctgtactttgttgaagcaccttcggcagaaattacagcctcaagtcttcttgggtatgacgctacaaacgtggcacacctgtatttggggagtttctccaattattctctgcagatcctctcaagctctgtcaggttagattgggagcatcgctgcacagctattttcaggtctctccagagatgtttgatcgggttcaagtccgggctctgactgggccactcaaggacattcaaagacttgtcccgaagccactcctgcgttgtcttggctgtgtgcttacggtcgtagtcctgttggaaggtgaatcttcatcccagtctgaggtactgagcgctctggagcaggttttgatcaaggatctctgtactttaccTCGTTCATTTTTCCATCGATCCTGGCtggtctcctagtccctgctgctgaaaaaaatgctcccaccaccacgcttcaccgtaggaatggtggcaggtttcctccagatgtgacgcttggcattcaagacaaagagttcaatcttggtttcatcagaccagagaatcttgttttcggcgccttttggcaaactccaagcaggctgtcatgtaccctttactgaggagtggcttccgtctggcccctctaccataaatgcctgattggtggagtgctgcagaaatggtggtccttctggaagtttctcccatctccacagaggaactctggagctctgtcagagtgaccatcaggttcttgggcatcctccctgactaaggcccttctcccccgattgctcagtttggttgggtggccagctctaggaagattcttggtggttccaaacttcttctatttaagaatgatggaggccactatgttcttggggaccttcaatgctgcagacattttttggtacccttccccagatctgtgcctcgacacaatcctgtctcggagctctacggacaattccttcgaccttatggcttggtaaacaaaatgtggaaaaggggaaggggtctaaatactttctgaatgcactgtatagtttTAACTATGCTTTGTGGAAAGTAACTCGTTTTGGGGGGAATAAATAGTTACTTTGACTACAACTATTTGAATACAAATCACAAAAAATGACTACTTTTTAAAACTATTTGACTACAGATATGAGAAAGTACCTACTTTTAAAAAACTATTTGAATACATTTCTGAGAAAACACCGacataaaaaaacatttgaatacGGACCTCAGGAAGTGACTACTTTTCAGAAACTATTGCAATTTGCTGCCTTCAACTAATGGCACAGTTGTATGGAACTGCATATAGAAAGAGAATGAATAGAACACAATCTCCTATGCTATTCCAATCTGACAGTCATATTtgatctacacaatacatttatatcTGAACATTCTGTAAATGTAAATTCTCCTGAATGTCTACATAATCAAGTCCATAACCAATTATATTTAGTACATATGTATAAATAAGTTGTGAGTGACTCTGTCAACATGCCTCTGTAAAGGTCGAAAGCAGCAATTCATTTTATGATACCTGAAAATACTGAAGAGAAATTCAAATGAATTTTTGCAAGCATTGCAAATAGCGAGTTGGATGCTTAGCAAAAACAACGTTGGACTTCTTTGTCCATCTGTTTTAATGGTTCTTATTTCCAACACACACTATACCATCTTCAAAGGGATACTTTACTCTGAATTTGACTCGAAATACAAAACTACTATGATtttccacctaccttggctgtagttaaTTCCAGAAGGCCGTTTTGGGATCTATTTTGTTATACTTAATAGAGCAACATTTTATTAGCATGTTGTTACATGATACTTTGGTAAGTGTATTTGAATTACATAGCAAAGAGCTGAGCATTTTTGAAAGTACTGTACACAGAGAAAGTGACTGTTCCTTATTCCACTTATGTAATCACTCCATTGTTATTCAATTATAAAGCAATTTCCAAAGTTCTATGTAACAACTATGTTGCTAATGTAATAATCACAAAGGTACTAGtactacacatgtataagaacttgaTGTTTAGTGTTACTGTATTACTTTGTCTCACTCACTATGAAAATGCATTTGCTAGTCATTTTGAATCTGCAAAAGTGGTCTGCTCAAATGTTGAGGTGATTGATTCCATGTCCCTCATGTATGTAATTCTAGGCTATAAATTATATTAAGATTCATATCTATATCGGAGAGCCCTCCAAACCATGTGCTAATGATGATATATTTAGACTAATTCAACTAACTGTTCTTCATCAAATACTTTGCAGCCATCAAATACCTTCAAATATGATTTGGTTTTCTGAGGTAttcaaaatactttaaaatattaTGTTTTATTGAGACATGTATTTGAATATTAAAGAAAATAGTTGCCTTTTAGTTGaaactctatataaactatattagACTACCTTGAGTATTTGAAAAGTTAGTCTTTTAAAAGAAACGTCCAAATACAACTATTGTTTGCCCAGGTCTGCTGCGCATCGTCATAAATAATCATTTCCTCTCGCTTATCTCATCTCTACAAACTGAACCATCCACCTGAAGGCACACGTTTGGTCACTCACCCAGTGCCAAGAGAGTGTCCCCATAATACCACCAGACTGCTCCCACTGCGGGCTTTTACCCACTGGTACAAGTAGAGGGTGTCAGTGGTTAGACCAACTTCAGTGGGCTCTCCGGTGGAGTCCCCAAAACCTGTTAAGAGTTTCTTATATCAATGGTTGTTCATTATGCAAACATACTAGACTATGTATAGGCCTATGAtgtcatgtctgtctgcctgagttAACGTGATGCAGAGTTGTGCAATGATTTCTATCTGACCACAAGGGGGCAGTCACAGGCAACCCACACCAGAGGGTGAGCTCTAATGCAGTGTAAGGAATTGGGAGTTGGTTATCGGACTCTCCTTACAGCAAGCAAGGTAAAATAACACTGTCACACCACAAAATGTAGACTAACGCTAGGTTATCAAGGACGTGTGTAACAATTATTAAAATGTATTCAGACTAAATAAATAAAGCAAATATGTTTCAACGGTCTAGTCAAACGTAAGTTTAACCAACCTCTGTAGTCCAAAGCCAAAACATGGTAACCTATTGCACTCAGCACCTGTAGACACAAAGGCCAATCACACATTTATCAATCACCAATGTCATTTTCTGCCATGATGAAGTAATGTAGTCGACAGTCACTTACACGTACTAATCCCACACGGTGATTTGCTGCCCTGTATGAAAGAATGTGTACTTTTAGATTCAAAGTGAGAACAATATTATTGTATAGGAATCCATTGTTCTTGCTACCTTGTGCCTCCATTGCCATGGAGATAAATGATAATCGGAATTCCAGCTCCCAAAGAATCTTGGTACCATTCCAAGTCCTTTCCCTGTGCCTCCTTCCACTGACTTTCAGGGACTGTGTGCCTTGAAGATATTGTACAGTGACAACACTTGTAAGTGACAACATTAGGAAGTGACAACACGTGGAAGGGACGATGTGTAGACTTTGATGTATAAAGTTCAATGCTGTCTTTATAAAAGCCATACTGTCCAGTGGCAGTGAGTGTACTTCTGAAGTAAGGTAGGTAGGCTACATTACCCTACTCACAAAGTAACCTGGAGAAAGCCTACTCACCAAACACCCAATGAGATCCCTTGCTCAGATTTAAGGTACATGTTCACAGTGTGGTTAAGATACAGGTCAGCTGGCTGGCTAAGGTTGACGAAGAATGGGACCCTGACTAAAAACAAGGAGAGAAACAGACGATATGTTATGTGATTTGTTATTCCTGATTTGTCCAGTATTTTGGATAATTATCATGAATAGCTTACACTCACCTCTGTGAGAATACACCAGGTGTTTTATGATGTCAGGGAACAGTCGCATCATGAAAGGCACAGAAACATAAATGACACACACAACCAGGAGACCTCTTTTGACCCACCACAACAAACGGGAGCTAGgtctgagagatagag
This window of the Oncorhynchus clarkii lewisi isolate Uvic-CL-2024 chromosome 1, UVic_Ocla_1.0, whole genome shotgun sequence genome carries:
- the LOC139409933 gene encoding lysophosphatidylserine lipase ABHD12-like — translated: MRKRTGDRDSKKQKTAGDEAGVSSSAQPRPSSRLLWWVKRGLLVVCVIYVSVPFMMRLFPDIIKHLVYSHRVRVPFFVNLSQPADLYLNHTVNMYLKSEQGISLGVWHTVPESQWKEAQGKDLEWYQDSLGAGIPIIIYLHGNGGTRAANHRVGLVRVLSAIGYHVLALDYRGFGDSTGEPTEVGLTTDTLYLYQWVKARSGSSLVVLWGHSLGTGVATNTAVKLIEQGIVVDGVIIEGAYTNIRQGGAHHPFGWFYWKFPGFEYFFLDTMAENNVIFPNDENLKRMRSRLLILHAEDDHIVPIHMAQQLYEIAQSAQNSENQVKMIAFSGSLGYHHNGLYKDPHLPDIIREFVHTLAP